The proteins below come from a single Gossypium raimondii isolate GPD5lz chromosome 2, ASM2569854v1, whole genome shotgun sequence genomic window:
- the LOC105789533 gene encoding uncharacterized protein LOC105789533: MCDASDFAVGAILGQRKDKVFHAIYYASHTLTNSQLNYTTTEKELLVVVFTSDKFRAYLAGTKVTVSMDHSAIKDRKGTENQVVDHLSRIEAGNEDGNIQCIQDDFPDEQLFVTMALPWYVNIIIQRCVLDDEIQSILYHCHITPYGGHSGGMRITAKVLQTSSYWPNMFKDAHEFCQACDHCQRTRNLSKRYEMHLQTILEVELFDVWGINFVGLFPPSWGNVYILVAIDYVSNWVKVVALPTNDAKLVLNFYIIIFLPGLVPPCALISDEDSHFDYKLVANALNSMGLNIKLPQHTIPRQMDKQMSLTTPLGMSPFKLVYRKPSHLPVKLEHKTYWAIKKLNMDWSVAGTNRLLKLNEMEEFRAQTCKNVKLYKEKTKRWHDNKILPRSHNKVNCPEVSGEKMLKHLGSTSTASPPMTTDVAPSTSHSDFKQQLEDDDEDGTETTAEKNIEKEGKEEKIESVHIESNKDEANITQTSTPATTTTTPKSTTPMTEQERVIHQLVDDFRKLKIDDDEEMPINQLKMKCYKQVVGKSVQDDAGEVERKQCYKRATRKSTQPN; this comes from the exons atgtGTGATGCTAGTGATTTTGCTGTAGGGGCAATACTTGGGCAAAGAAAGGACAAGGTATTTCATGCTATCTACTATGCAAGTCATACATTGACAAATTCACAACTAAATTATACCACCACTGAGAAGGAGCTATTAGTTGTGGTATTTACCTCCGACAAATTCAGAGCTTATTTAGCAGGCACCAAAGTTACGGTTTCTATGGACCACTCTGCTATTAA AGATAGGAAAGGCACAGAAAATCAAGTAGTTGATCACCTGTCTCGAATTGAAGCAGGAAATGAAGACGGTAATATTCAGTGTATTCAGGATGATTTCCCAGATGAGCAACTGTTCGTTACCATGGCATTACCGTGGTATGtcaatatt ATAATTCAGAGGTGTGTTCTAGATGATGAGATTCAAAGTATTTTATACCATTGTCATATAACACCATATGGAGGACATTCTGGGGGCATGAGAATTACTGCAAAAGTTCTCCAAACTAGTTCTTATTGGCCAAACATGTTTAAAGATGCTCATGAATTTTGTCAAGCTTGTGATCACTGTCAAAGAACAAGAAATCTATCGAAGAGGTATGAAATGCACTTGCAAACTATTCTAGAAGTGGAACTATTTGACGTATGGGGAATTAATTTTGTGGGTCTATTTCCACCTTCTTGGGGAAATGTATACATACTTGTAGCTATTGATTATGTCTCTAACTGGGTTAAGGTTGTTGCTCTACCAACGAATGATGCCAAATTGGTACTGAATTtctacataataatatttttaccaggTTTGGTACCCCCTTGTGCTTTGATTAGTGATGAAGATTCACACTTTGACTACAAATTAGTTGCTAATGCTCTGAATAGTATGgggttaaacataaaattgccaCAGCATACCATTCCCAGACAAATGGACAAGCAGATGTCTCTAACA ACACCATTAGGGATGTCGCCTTTCAAGCTTGTTTATAGGAAACCCAGTCATTTGCCCGTTAAACTTGAACATAAGACATATTGGgcaattaagaaattgaatatgGATTGGAGTGTTGCTGGTACTAACCGCCTATTAAAGTTGAATGAGATGGAAGAATTCAGAGCACAAACTTGTAAGAATGTCAAGCTGTATAAAGAAAAGACCAAACGATGGCATGACAACAAGATTTTGCCACG GAGCCATAACAAAGTAAATTGTCCAGAGGTTTCAGGGGAGAAAATGCTAAAGCATCTTGGCTCTACATCCACAGCTTCTCCACCTATGACTACAGATGTTGCCCCATCAACATCTCACAGTGACTTTAAGCAACAA ttagaagatgatgatgaagatggaACAGAAACCACTGCAGAGAAGAACATAGAAAAAGAGGGAAAGGAGGAGAAAATTGAATCCGTGCATATTGAATCTAATAAGGATGAAGCGAATATAACTCAAACTTCTACACCTGCTACAACTACCACTACACCGAAATCCACTACACCTATGACCGAGCAAGAGCGTGTGATCCATCAACTGGTTgatgattttagaaaattaaaaattgatgatgatgaagagatGCCAATAAACCAGCTAAAAATGAAGTGCTACAAGCAAGTTGTTGGGAAATCAGTTCAAGATGATGCTGGTGAAGTGGAAAGGAAGCAATGCTACAAACGCGCTACCAGAaaatcaacccaacccaattag